In the genome of Fusarium poae strain DAOMC 252244 chromosome 1, whole genome shotgun sequence, the window ACACGCCTGCAAGGCACGTCCATCGTCCAGCCAGCTTTCCCACAGCCGAGCCTTCTGTCTCCATGCTTTCGCGTATGCGAGAGGACCCGGTGGGCGGTGTGACAACGTTGAAGCTGCCTCGTGCAAGTGTCAACACTGTCAATCCTGGTAGATCAGAGAGCACGCCAGGAAGCTGGGGCTCTTCAATGGATGTCCCGACTCATAGCGCAACCCCAGACAGTCGCAGTCTACCACCTGGGCTACAGATGCTTCAAGGTATCGGAGTGATCGAGTTCTTGGAGCAGGATGAGAGGCCCACCTTCCTGATAGATCTGGATAACTCTGCCAACACTGGTCGTGCCGGTTTGCATATCCTGTACTACAATGCGTCTTTACGTGGAGCACACGAAGTGCTTCAGTACTTATCCGTGGACCAGGAAGATACAAGCACAGACACTGATTTTGGGCGATATAAGTCCTGGATTATGACACCACTCAAAGGTCGCGCATTGAACGACGGCTCATCTACTCATTTCTACGCTGGTATCACTTGGACGTTCTCAACATTGCGTCGGAGATTTCGCTTCGTCAGTGCCCATGCGAGCTTTTCCACTCCTCGACCCAGTTCCTCGCTACCGCTTATCGACGAGACAGCCGCTTCAGAAACACGGAGTGTTGGGCAATCGCCGCGGATGCCGGTCACCCCTGACGCTGAGCTTGTCGATGCGCCTGACTATTTTGGTGATGCTGAACCTCTTGACGCTAATTTCGATAGCCGCCATGTAgacgacgttgatgcgattATGGAGGGGTGTGAACCAAGGCTACATCCTGATGATTTCACAAATCAAGTCTTTCAGTCGCAACCTGCACCTAGGTCAATATTCGATTGGACCAGAATACCCATGTCAGATTCACTTCCTCCGCACATCAAGTTTGCCCGTTCTGTAGATTGGGGAGCGACTCCTCTAGGACCCATCGAAGATTGGCCCGCTGACCTCAGATCCATGTCTAATCTCATCATGGGCAGCCCACATCCCGCTGCGATGTACTGGGGTCCCCAGTTTGTGATCATCTACAACGAAGCTTATTTAGACTTGGCCGGACAAAAACATCCCAAGCTGATGGGAGCTTGTTATATGGATGCTTGGCCAGAGATTTGGGACGAAATCAAGCCTGTGTTCAAGAGCGCACTCGAATCTGGCCAAGCGACCATGAAGCATGAAAACCAACTCTTTATCAATCGACATGGATTTTTGGAagaatccttcttctcttggtCTATTGTGCCTCTGGTAGACGGCAACGGCGAGATCATGGGACTCTATAATCCGGCTTTCGAGAATACTCGCAGGCGGGTCAACGAAAGGAGAATGCTCATGCTTCGCGAGATTGGTGAAAGAACAGCAGCGGCTACCACTGTTTCTGGCTTCTGGCCTCAGGTGCAGAAGGGACTGGAATTTAACGAATTCGATGTGCCCTTTGCCTTGATTTATTCAGCCAAGGAGGACACTGAGAGCGAAGTCTCGTCGTTACATTCTGGCAGCCTGATCCATTCACCACAGCTGGTCCTCGAAGGAAGTCTGGGAACCCCCGAAAATCATCCAGCAGCGCTCACACACCTCGACATGCGGCAATCTGACGACGGCTTCGCACCGTACATGCGCCAGTCAATGGCTGCAGGTGGCGTTCCAATTGTTCTCTCTGAAGAAAACGGCAACCTTCCTATGCATTTGATCGAAGGTCTTCACTGGAGAGGTTTCAGTGATCCTTCCAAAACGCTCGTAGTATTCCCCGTCATTCCAACTACCACAGGTGAATCCGTAATTGGATTCATTGTTATGGGTGTCAACCCCCGCCGGCCCTACGATGATGACTACAAATTATTCATCCACCTTTTGTCCCGTCAGCTAGCCACGTCGATGGCGTCGGTGGTATTGTTTGAGGAGGAAATCAAACGTGGCCAGAGAGCTGCTCGCCTCGCTGCGCTTGACCGCCAAGAGCTTTCCATGCAACTTTACTTGCGTACACAAGAAGCCGTGGAAAGCGAGTACAGGTTCACCAGAATGGCTGAATTTGCACCTGTGGGCATGTTCATTGCCAATTTCGCAGGCAAGATCAACTACTGCAATGACATGTGGTGGCAGATTTCCCGACACTCCAGATCCGAGGATTCGGTGGACACTTGGATGGATAGCGTCCGAGATGAGGACAGACAGGCGCTGGAAGAAGCGTGGGATAGGTTGCTCAGAGAGAAGGTCACGATTTCCGTGGAATTCCGCTTCAAATGCAGTCAACAGAGCGATGGAAATACAATCGACACGTGGGTTCTCATGAGCGCATATCCGGAGAAGAACCAAGAAGGGAACCTGAAGCTGATTTTTGGCTGTATCACCGACATTTCATCTCAAAAATGGGCTGAGAAGGTGCAGAATGAACGACGTGAAGAAGCAGTCGAGATGAAGCGACAACAGGAAAACTTTATTGATATCACGAGTCACGAGATGCGGAATCCTTTGTCTGCTATTTTGCAATGTGCTGATCAGATTGCAAACAACATTACGGTTTTCGATTCACACACAATCAAGGCAGACGTGGAAAACCTGTTGGACGGATGTCTCGATGCTGCCAACACCATCAATTTGTGTGCCAGCCACCAGAAGCGCATCGTTGATGACATTTTAACCTTGTCTAAATTGGACTCGAACTTGTTAGCTGTCACGCCTATCGACGAGCAACCCGTCAGAGTCGTGCAGCGTGCTTTAAAGATGTTTGAGTCGGAACTAGTTGCCCACGATATTGAGTTTGAATTCAATGTGGACAAGAGTTTCGAACAGTATGGTATTAAATGGGTAAAGCTTGACCCATCAAGATTGCGACAGGTTCTGATCAACCTCATGACAAATGCTATCAAATTCACGCAGGGTCGCGAGAAAAGGGCTATTTCTGTCAGCCTTAGCGCTTCAAAGCAGATATCCGAGGTGACCAGAAAGGGTATAACATACTTTGATAAAGTTGACCAACAACGCGCTTCAGCTACAAATATCAACAACGTCGACGAGTGGGGTCATGGTGAGGAAATCAATATTCACTGTACAGTCGAGGATACCGGCCCAGGTCTGATCGAGGAAGAAATGAAACTTCTCTTCCAACGATTCCAACAGGCAACCCCGCGAACGCATGTTCAGTATGGTGGTTCGGGGCTAGGTCTGTTCATTTCCCGTATTTTGACAGAGATGCAGGGTGGTCAGATTGGTGTCACATCCCGACGCGACATTGGCAGCAGCTTCAGCTTCTATATCAAGTGTCGACGTTCCcttgctcctcctcctgacTTCGAGGAGGTCATACCTTTCAAAATTGCTCGAAAGTCACATGCCCCGGGCATTCCGCAAAAGCCCGCACTCAACCGCAAAGTTTCCAAAACGGCGGCGACGACGAGTCAAGATACGAATCAGTTGTTTGATGTATTGATTGTGGAAGACAATATCGTGAACCAGAAGGTTCTCCAGCGACAGCTACGGAACTGTGGCAATAACACATTCGTCGCCAACCACGGCAAAGAGGCCCTGCAAACTCTTGAACGATCAAGGTTTTGGGCAGGAAAGGAAACCGAGGGTGTTGATATCTCTGTCATTCTGATGGATTTGGAAATGCCTGTCATGGACGGAATGACCTGTGCTCGGAGAATTCGAGAGCTGGAACGAGAGGGGACGATTGTGAAACATATTCCCATTATTGCAGTAACGGCGTATGCTCGACCGGAACAGATTGAGAGTGCAAAGGCCGCGGGAATTGtaagttgttgttgtcgagaACTTTGCACATTTCACTAACTAGTCCACCACAGGACGATGTCATTTCCAAGCCTTTCCGGATTCCTGAGCTTTTGCCCAAGATCGAGGAGCTTGTTGGCAAATACAAGAACCTCTCGGTGTCCAATTGATGTTGGAGATGGCTTGTCTCACCAATTGACTCACCTGATGCCCTGGCCAGAATAGTCTTGGCTTTACGAACGAACATGACGAATCTTTCGACCTTGATGGCCAGGTTGGCCTTAACTTTCGATATAATATCTTGACTACCATATACAACATTTTATTCAAACATTCGGCTATGTGTGGCATTTGCTTCATAGCCACTCGGCGTTTTGAGGAGGACAGAGAACCATTGACGGTTTGTGGGATGGCAAGCCATccaatattatttaaatgtAGAACATGGCAGCGACTTTCTGTTTGGGCTCTTGTGCGAGAGTGAATTTCCGCAAAGGACGAGACATACGATACGGtgataaaaagaattttcaGTAGAGAGGGAATATACGAGCATTCGCACGAACACAATAGAGACACATACACAAAGCATCGGCGCAGTTGGGGGTTTGTGTGAtggattttattattctaaTATCTTTAGACAGGCAGTTACATGCCCTATGTTGTCGAGATGATTGCAGCTACCGTGTGCATATATCAAAACAGGATCAGCCAGTCTACGATAAATAGTGTTAGGCACAATATCTCACGAAACTTGAACAGGCTTCAAATAACATCTCTTCCACATAGTATTAATCATACGTATATAACATTTACTTGACCAAGGGGAAGCAGGTAGTCAGTGCTTCTGAGCATCAAAACACGTACCAAAAAGAGATATGGAGCAAATGCCGAGTTACGACGACTAGCGAAACGACATGTCGAAGAAATAGAACACACGATAAAGCTGTGATAGTAGTAGCCAAGTAAAGTACATTTATATTCACATGAACGAAACCGATACGAAGGATTTATTCAACACGCAGCAGTTGTATTATTAGGTATTAATTATCTCCATTCCGGGTATCAGACAAGAAAACAGCAAGAAGCAAAGGCGCGGACAAGCCAACACATCAAGGTCGGCCAGTCCATGGTAACAGTTTTTTTGTGTTTTTGTGACATCCGTTACCAGATGACACTTTTCTCAAACATCCTCCTCTCCTCCTTTCATATTCAGTAACTTAGCTATGGAAATTGGTATCAGTAAAGCAGTCTCGACAGGGTATCTCGGTATCTTGTGAAGAAATGCAGATCCATCCTTCCATTCCCAAACCCTTTCAATGCGCGTGTTGTATAGTGGTGTGGGGTTTTTGTTTCATTGTATGGGTCGTAACGTTCATCGCCAAGCCCTCTAGGCGGCAGCGGTGACAACGGGAGCAGCGGAGGCGTCCTTGGGCTTCTCAGCCTCGGTGGgctcctcaaccttgggGGTCTCCTCGGTCTTAGACTCCTCAGCCTTGACCTCAGTGGGCTCCTCCTGGACGGCCTCCTCCTTGTTCTCCTCGCGCTTCTCAGCAGGCTTGGGGGACTTGCCGCGGATGGTGTTGCGGAGCTTCGAGAAAGGagactccttcttctcacccTCAACGGGGGCAGGGGACTTGTCACGCTTGCCGAAAGCGAAAGGCAGAGATGACTTGCGCTTCTCCTTGaggtccttcttggcctcaggGGCAGGAGATGTGGCGGCAGCAGCCTCAGTAGTCTCAGTAGGGACAGTGGCGGGGTTGGAAACGTCAACGGCAAGGGGGGTGGTGGCCTCGACAGGAGGGATCACGGGGGCAGCAGTCTCAGCCTCAGCATCGTCCTTGGCAGCCTCAGGCTCAGTAGGCTTGAGCTCAGgggtcttcttctccttcttggaGAATACGTTGCCGAAGAAGCTGTTGCGCTTGACGGCGGTGGGCTTCTCCTTGGGGCTCTCGAGGGCCTTGTCCTCGGCGGCAGGAACAGCCTCAACAGGTGTCTCCTCAGCAGGCTTAGCAGACTCCTCGGCGACAACGGGGGCAACGACGGGAACCTCCTCGGCGGGCTTGGCAGgctcctcaaccttgggGGCCTCGTCGACAGCGGGAGTCTCAGCAGCGGGGGTCTCGACGGCGACCTCGTCGGCGTTCTTGGTCTcagcctccttcttgacctcGTCCTTCTTagcttcctccttcttgCCGAAGCCGAAGAAAGAGGTGCGCTTGCGGCTGGCAGATCGGCGCTTGGGCTCCTCAGTCTTAACCTCAGTGGgctcctcaaccttggcGGTCTCCTCGGTAGCGGGAGCAGCCTCCTCGGTAGCAGGGACAACGGCAGCGGTCTCCTCCTTAGGGGCCTCAGcaaccttctcctccttcttggcaGGCTTGAAGCTCTCAAGGGTGGCCGTGTAAGTCTCAGACTCGGTAACAGTGGTGGCTAGCTCCTTGGCCTCAGCAATCTTGAGCTTCAGCTGGGCAACCCAGTTGTCGCGCTCGGCAGTGTTGGAAGCCTTGAAAGTATGCTTGTTGCCCTTGGAAGTGAGATGGAACTTGTTGGAGCCATCGATCTCGGGCTCAGTGGCATCGGCCTGCGGGGTGATGGTTAGCTTACTGTGACATGCCGGcagttgatgagttggagAATTGTGGGTCCTTTACTTACCAAGCTAATGACGCTGGAGGGGTTCTTCTTGTCACCAACGAAGAGAAGACCCTTACCAGTCTCGGAGGCCCAGGCAATGTTAGAGTGAGCAGTCTCGGCGGACTTCTCGCTCTTGAGGTAGTGGGAGAGAGTCTTGGGCTCAACGGCGTCAGtgccgaagaagaagaactcCTTGGTGGGGATAAGGTTCCTGCAGGGGCGTGCGGTTAGCGTTTGTTCTGCAGAACGGTAAACCGCAAGAACGGTTTTACAGTTGAGGCGCGAAGAGACACGCATGGGCTTGTACTTACTTGGGGAAGCTCAGACCCTGAGCCTTGTGGTTCAGGTGGCCCTCCTCAACGGGCttggcctcttcctccttcttctcctcctcattCTTAGCAGCCTCATCGAGGGGCTTGGCCTCCTCAGCAGCCTTCTCCTCAGCGGCGGGAGCAGTCTCGGCGGCGACAACGGGAGTCTCCTCGACAGGCTTGGTCTCAACGGGAGCCTCGACAGCAGGGGCAGAGATGCCAGTGGTCTCAGGCTTGGTCTCCTGGGGGACCTCGATGTTCTTCTGTTCCTCGGCCATTTTGAAAGATTCTGGGGGGTATCAAATGAGATTGGGTATCACAACAAACAAAGACGTTGGtataaaaaaggaaagaaaaaggaagttAATCCAGAAAAAAGGCGTTTGGTTTCGAATGGAGCTGAAGAGCAGGTAGAGgggaaggaagaaagaggaagaatggACAGAGGACGGGGAGGCTTGGGGTACTTatttgttgctgttgcgccGTGAAAAGGACCAGAACCTGCCAAGCAGAGATGGAAACTGTACCTAAGGGCTCAGGGTCACACCCAGTGAATACCTAGACCTAAACTTACTACGTGGGTCAGGGCGGGGCGTGTGCAGAAGCGGGCGGGAATTAGGGGGGAGTGAAGAGATTAAAGACCGGGTAGGGTACCTTAGGGGATGGAAGATGACTGTCAACTTTCTGTGGACCAGTCAAACTGTTGAGTGCCTTTTCAAATAACTGTGACGATGGTGGAAATATAGGCCTGTGTCGTACGATTGACTATAGAATTATCGATCTTGGAGTTGTGCTTCACTACTAAAGTACTGGCTGTAGTAGTATCTCTCCATCTTGATTAGGATACTTCTTGTGAGGCTATTCACACCTGTGATCTCCTCACCGTATTCCAAGATAACAGAGCCTCCATTCCCAAACTACCTAGCCTCAGTCGACGATCTCCTTAGCTAGGTTGGTAAtaggtagtaggtacggATTTTCATTAGCCACTCTCGCGTCAACTCGCCGGTCATTGCAGGGGCATCCTTTTCATCTCCTCCGtggacatgacatgacatgacatacAGCATTCAGCATATTCAAGTACTATGTATTTGATAAAGGTTGATCAACCTCCATGCATCTCTATCAAGATGATGCAAATCTCATCTGGTTCCCCGGCAACTATCATTCACTCTTGAATGTCTCTCCTCAACCAATTTCTAACATTTCCTCCCACTCAATTTTTACtccttgttgttgctgggtGATGCCCTGGTCTGTGCTGCATTAAACAAGTGGAACTAATATTGCAGATGCCCCATCGACCTGCCGGCTACCAGTGGATTTGGATTGACTCTACTTTAGCGACCTACACTAGCCGCGGACAAGATTGCTGTAGCACGTTCAGGGCCCACGTACTTGACACGTACCTTCTTATGTCCAAGCGGTACCTTCCTTCCCGTTCATCCACTGAAAACACCAgagaagagcaagagcaaCCGTTCCGTTCAGTCGAGAAGAAACTTACCGTAACTCCCGTTTTGGCTACCTGCATCAATCAAACCACACAATTTGTTTCTGTCCAGATCTCAtctataaaaaaaaaacccacCGGCTGAAGTACCTATCACAATACATCGATTACGGCGGGCAATTCCGGCCCCTTTCATCATCCCCAAACCCCAATTTCTCCAAGCTGGGACTCACAACGCCGACCAGCACTGGCGATATTGCGGAACACGTTATCCCCAGCGTCTTGGCTAACTGGGCTCATCTGCAGAGGCCTGTGTAGCTATCAACGCTATTTGATACTAGCTGGGTCTATTGAACCCCATTGTTGAATACGGTCATCCTCCCTGCATTTCAAGTATCGGTATCAAATACGGTTTTGTTCCATAGGACTCGGCCTCCTAATATATCGAAAACCGTGCCAAGCAATTCTCGCCCCATCTCTCTCCCTGACTCAATCGTACGGATCTTTGTTCAAGAGGAATACAAACCAGACCACACTGCTTCTTACTCGCAGATTTTCTTTTCTGGTCGAGTGCATGGTCTCGAAACAATGTACAATATCGATCTCCAAGCCGCCTTTTCCCCCCAATCATCTGCAGGATTCATCCCTACCCTGCTTGGGTGATATGGTTCACCATTTGACCTCAGCGCCCTTTATTGAAGATATCAAAAAACGTATCAGACACCATGTGCACTCTCAAACCTACGAGTCTCAATTCTTCTGACTTGGCGGTTTGTTGTCCAGGCGTTTGTGTCTCATTTCTTGGGTTGTCTTTTTTGAACGACGAGCCCAATAACAAGTCATGCCCATTGGTTcctaaaataataaaaacaatCTGCCCAACTCAAGGATCTCTCACAAAACCCAATCAGCAAACAGAAATTATCTACCTCCTGTGTCTGGCCTTGTTCAAGAGCCCCTTGAATCCCAGCACAAGAGCTCTGGCTTCTTTCCGAACTCTCCACCAAGCCCTTGTCTTTGGTTTCTCGCTTGAGCCCAGTGCCGACAAATGCACCGTGCCCATGCAGCCAAGATCAATTCAATTGGCATGGGTTCAGGTGGATCACCATTTGGAGCAAAAcccgagatgatgttgttATGCTAAAGCAGTGTTTCGACGGCAGTCACGACGTCCTGCCCAGAATTATTCATCACTCGAAATGCATGACCATATCTATGTATGGCTCCTCGTATCTTGGCCCTATTGTGCTTCCTTGCACCTTGCACTGCACAGATAAAGCCGACCTGCTGCCCTATTCACAGCTACCATGACATCCTCATGCCTTCCCTTGGGGTAAAGGCTTCTGTATGCTAAGTGGCTCAAACCCAAATATCGTTGCGGACCAGAAAGATGTGTTTCACACGATCTGGATGCACAGGCAGAATGCTGCGTTGGTGTTCTTCTGTCCTCAACTCTGATACCCCCAAGTGTCAGGTCATGTCATGCCAGGTCACGCTTCTGTTACCCGCAGAAGAAGCACCCTCCGACAGGAGCTCTGCTCCAGTAATATCACAAACCAACCCTCCAATATGACATCGTTACGGGTGCCGGCCATGACAAACTCTGGCAGGCACACCACCAGATTAAAGCATGTTTTGATTTGGAATCCGGTAGTTTACTTATTGATTTCTCTGATATCTTCTTTCGACAAGAAGGAGTTTAAGCAGAAATTGCACTGAATTGGTTTCAAACCAAAACATGGCCTTACGGCGGCTGGACGCTAGCGAAAATGTCGTATTAAACAGGCCCCGCATTGTCGCCTAGTTCGACACACTTCTGGCGAATCAATCAATACGGTCGACTGAAGCAAGCCTTAACAAGGGAACACCAGTCCATAAAAGATACATCGCCATGGACTGGGGGTACATCGCTGGACATAGGCACGACAACATGCCTTTCAGTGTCCCAAGATAGTACCGGTACCTTGCTTTGGCTTAAAGGCCCATAATTTCTTGTCTCTGAGACCCTTATTTGTCTGTTGTTAAGTTCTCACTCGTAGAATCGCACACAAACACTAATTACCCTAGAGACTGAACAAGATCAACTGACTGCAATGAGATAACCATTTAATCATTGCCATCAACGGTCAAAGACCATATCAGCCAGACATGCTGCGCCCAACTTGATCCAGTGCCCAGTACAACCCTGAATTATCCAACTATTCGCAAATGCATCACAGTGTTACGATTCCGCGATGCCACAGTCAGATTGTCGCATCGGCCACTCATTAGTCAATCCCACAACCAAGTACAGTTCAATTCAAGCTACGGAGTAACCCCAGGCGTAGCTCACACGATCGCGCCTCTCCCTCGGCGTGCGTGCAGGTGACTGGAAGTTCAGCTGCCACATTGACCAACTTGAGCATGGTCTTTTGACCATTTAGGAATAGCCTGCCAGTCAAGAGCCGCGATCACCAAGCCAGCATGGGCCGTTGAACACCATTGAGCTTCTGGTGCAGACACTGATACCAATTCCTTCATTCCCTTGACTCAGGCATTTCGAGGCTACTGTTATGCATCGTATTACTGAAGGCCAGAGGCTTTGTTGATGGAATAGATAGTAGCTGCATGTATCTACCGAGGtgggagaaaaaaaaacaggaGACACAACGGCCTACAAATAATGCATACCAACTTACTCGCCGGACCATTAAAGCGGCAGAAGCGGTATATCTAACATTTTGGAATCGGTCAACAGCAGCTGTGTTCAAATTAGCTTGCCCAAACCCAGGAGTTAGAGGCTTTGTTGCACAGGAACCATCAAAATGGTTAGCCCATGGACTTGAAAGAGCCCAGTCTTCTGGTTTCGACTCATTAAACCCCTATCTTTGTTCGAAATAATATCCGAGGCGTTATGATTTCACTGATGGGAAGCTCCCGATCTCCCTTGCAGTGCTGACTGGGCTTTGATCGACAACCGTCTTCTTCTCAGACAGGTAGCCGCCCTTATGAGGATCAAAGAGGCGGGCGCCGAAAGGAAGAGACGATAGTCCCAGTGCACGATCATGATCACCATACACGGTCCGCCGCTGGTGGACAATGCAATGCAAATGAGGTCCACATGCCTGTCAGcgcaaccacaaccacaaccacgtCCATCCACATGCAATGCTGGCTTGGCTTCGGCTTTGTGGAGCTAACCCTGCACCCTCTTTGCGCGTCGTCCAAGCATTAGACTACAACCTGAAGGTTACGGAAGACCAACAAGATCTGGTCGAGCTTGATTCTCAACGTTCAAGGCGGTTTTTTGCTTTCAACGGCGCTGTAGTATTGCCACTTGGAGCACCGGAATAGGACCCGAAACAAGGGCGCTGGGTTTGGTTCGACTAATATTACCAATGACTGAATTTTACTTGACCTAGGTCACACCGACATTCTCTGGGCTTGAGATTTACTACAGTTTTCATCCCTGAGATGGCTGATCCCTAATCGACCGATGGTACCTGAGTCTGTTGGGTTTAGATTTTTGGCCCTTGTCCTTTTTCTCCCGCGGCTGAAAAAGTCGTCAACTTTTTCCAAATTATCTGTGCCCGGTCAGACTTGCTTGTTAACGCCTGATCAGCCACTCATTCATCCGATGATGGCTTATTGTTTTGTTTACCAGCCATGAAGTGAGCCGTGTTGTTAAAAGACCAAAGTTAGGTCATGGTAACGCCCTGTTTGGCCTGCGGAATTGAACAGCATCTTAGTGCCCATGACTCATTCGATGCTGCATGGCTGCCATGAAAACAATCCGCCGAAGAAATGCAGTCCATATATGTTTTAGGTGACTGACTACTTGCATATTTTCGGATCCTAACAAATGACAAGCTGGGGCAGTTCCACAAGTTGATCTTATTTGAGATTCTATGCGACCGTGCAATTTAACTTACCCTAGCGGCCCTTTGTTCAATGGACACTGGTAAGACTGGATAGGATGGACGATCCACTTGTCCTTAATGGCCAGTGCATGGTATCTGTAATGCGATATTCTTCTGAGTCGTCGTGCTTCGACCCGTGATTCTTCAGCCTCGGATGCGGCGATACGGTCAGAGGACGTGAGTGGGTTCCTGAAGGGTCCGTTTTGGCGTTTATGTGACCGACTTGGTTGACCTCGACAACAGACATCTTGTTTCCCGCCACGGTTGATCATGGTTGATCATGTGTCATTCGCAGGTTTTTGTCCCATGCATTAGGCGTAACGGTACAGCTATCTCTTGCAGGCCACCACCGTTTCGAGTCATATGATTTGATGCTGCGGGATATCCAACGTCTCCACGCGTTGGCGATCCCCGAATAGCGGTATCCTCTGTTGTACTGTCTATCCATATGTCTGTGATGAATGTTTGAACGCCTTGTATCTTTTGAAGAGTTTTGCTGTCAGATGACGCCGTAAACCTTGGGCTTACAACCCCTTATCTCACCTGTCGGATCTGGCATGAAAGGATTCGTGCAGTTAGCAACTCTCgagccatccatccatccaaccTCAAGTCAAAGTGAGCCGTCCCAGATACGGTAATTATC includes:
- a CDS encoding hypothetical protein (BUSCO:1992at5125), producing the protein MQQLSSFNSPSTPSVSSNRSVADSVNQEEEGQPENQQHHNHHSFASTSAQADVPTFTTSTITPNSTTNTEAHTSASLFAAANNAVGRAYDRVAASGRTAHDSRRTSEVPAWRQDLNIPNLASIVPLSDLANSFSTASTTGAIHQSSLSTAGSPRGPSASTRGLPQTPIPSKRPSAPTRGEPVMHPSPIKKARTGASPPRKVELPNKTAGLDPSARGKQQGPLSPLFFSHTPARHVHRPASFPTAEPSVSMLSRMREDPVGGVTTLKLPRASVNTVNPGRSESTPGSWGSSMDVPTHSATPDSRSLPPGLQMLQGIGVIEFLEQDERPTFLIDLDNSANTGRAGLHILYYNASLRGAHEVLQYLSVDQEDTSTDTDFGRYKSWIMTPLKGRALNDGSSTHFYAGITWTFSTLRRRFRFVSAHASFSTPRPSSSLPLIDETAASETRSVGQSPRMPVTPDAELVDAPDYFGDAEPLDANFDSRHVDDVDAIMEGCEPRLHPDDFTNQVFQSQPAPRSIFDWTRIPMSDSLPPHIKFARSVDWGATPLGPIEDWPADLRSMSNLIMGSPHPAAMYWGPQFVIIYNEAYLDLAGQKHPKLMGACYMDAWPEIWDEIKPVFKSALESGQATMKHENQLFINRHGFLEESFFSWSIVPLVDGNGEIMGLYNPAFENTRRRVNERRMLMLREIGERTAAATTVSGFWPQVQKGLEFNEFDVPFALIYSAKEDTESEVSSLHSGSLIHSPQLVLEGSLGTPENHPAALTHLDMRQSDDGFAPYMRQSMAAGGVPIVLSEENGNLPMHLIEGLHWRGFSDPSKTLVVFPVIPTTTGESVIGFIVMGVNPRRPYDDDYKLFIHLLSRQLATSMASVVLFEEEIKRGQRAARLAALDRQELSMQLYLRTQEAVESEYRFTRMAEFAPVGMFIANFAGKINYCNDMWWQISRHSRSEDSVDTWMDSVRDEDRQALEEAWDRLLREKVTISVEFRFKCSQQSDGNTIDTWVLMSAYPEKNQEGNLKLIFGCITDISSQKWAEKVQNERREEAVEMKRQQENFIDITSHEMRNPLSAILQCADQIANNITVFDSHTIKADVENLLDGCLDAANTINLCASHQKRIVDDILTLSKLDSNLLAVTPIDEQPVRVVQRALKMFESELVAHDIEFEFNVDKSFEQYGIKWVKLDPSRLRQVLINLMTNAIKFTQGREKRAISVSLSASKQISEVTRKGITYFDKVDQQRASATNINNVDEWGHGEEINIHCTVEDTGPGLIEEEMKLLFQRFQQATPRTHVQYGGSGLGLFISRILTEMQGGQIGVTSRRDIGSSFSFYIKCRRSLAPPPDFEEVIPFKIARKSHAPGIPQKPALNRKVSKTAATTSQDTNQLFDVLIVEDNIVNQKVLQRQLRNCGNNTFVANHGKEALQTLERSRFWAGKETEGVDISVILMDLEMPVMDGMTCARRIRELEREGTIVKHIPIIAVTAYARPEQIESAKAAGIDDVISKPFRIPELLPKIEELVGKYKNLSVSN
- a CDS encoding hypothetical protein (BUSCO:53986at5125); its protein translation is MAEEQKNIEVPQETKPETTGISAPAVEAPVETKPVEETPVVAAETAPAAEEKAAEEAKPLDEAAKNEEEKKEEEAKPVEEGHLNHKAQGLSFPKNLIPTKEFFFFGTDAVEPKTLSHYLKSEKSAETAHSNIAWASETGKGLLFVGDKKNPSSVISLADATEPEIDGSNKFHLTSKGNKHTFKASNTAERDNWVAQLKLKIAEAKELATTVTESETYTATLESFKPAKKEEKVAEAPKEETAAVVPATEEAAPATEETAKVEEPTEVKTEEPKRRSASRKRTSFFGFGKKEEAKKDEVKKEAETKNADEVAVETPAAETPAVDEAPKVEEPAKPAEEVPVVAPVVAEESAKPAEETPVEAVPAAEDKALESPKEKPTAVKRNSFFGNVFSKKEKKTPELKPTEPEAAKDDAEAETAAPVIPPVEATTPLAVDVSNPATVPTETTEAAAATSPAPEAKKDLKEKRKSSLPFAFGKRDKSPAPVEGEKKESPFSKLRNTIRGKSPKPAEKREENKEEAVQEEPTEVKAEESKTEETPKVEEPTEAEKPKDASAAPVVTAAA